Within the Leisingera thetidis genome, the region TGCTCGCGCATGGCGTTCACGGCGGCCTGGTCGGCGGCTTTCTCGTCGCCGCGGCCGATCAGCGAGGCAGAGGCCAGCGCCGCCTGCTCGGCAACGCGGGCCAGGCCCAGCGACAGCATGCGGTCATGAAAGGGCGCGTCAGAGGTGTTCGAAGTCATACCGGAAATCCTGTCTCAACGGGTCAGATGTGAATGGGCGTTTCAAGCCGAATAGCGCGGGGCGGGGCAGGCTCGCAAGGGCCGAAGGCGCTCAGCGCGGCAGGAAACCCTGCCGCAGCCTGAAAAACAGGCCTATTTGCCTCTTCCGCCTGTCCGCCCGGGCGGTTCAGACCTCTTCGATGCGCAGGGCGACCGGGGTGCCGTCGACCACATCGGTGGCGGTCAGGCCTTCGAGCGCCGCGTCCAGTGTCGCGCGGGTGCATTTGTGGGTGACGATCAGCACCGGGGCAACCGGCGCGGAGTGGCCGTACTGGCGCATCCGGTCGATCGAGACGCCGGCTTCGCCCAGTACCGCGGCCACCTTGGCCAGCGCGCCGGGTTTGTCCAGGAGGCCCATGCGCAGGTAGAAGGGCGCGGGCAGGCCGGTCTGGGCGGCGGGGGCTTCCTGCAGGGTTTCTGCCGGCTGGCCGAAGGTGGAAATCCGCAGGCCGCGGGCCAGGTCCAGCACATCGCCCATCACCGCGCTGGCGGTGGGGCCTTCGCCCGCGCCAGGGCCGCGCAGCACCACCTGCTCGATCGAGTCGCCTTCGATCACCACCATGTTGGTGCCGCCTTCCAGCTGGCCCAGCGGCGAGTTCGCGGGCACCAGGCAGGGCGACATGCGCTGCTCCAGCCCGCGGGCAGAGCGCTGCGCCACCCCCAGCAGCTTGATGCGGTAGCCCATGTCAGCGGCGGCGTGGATATCTTCCAGCTGAATCCGCTGGATGCCCTCAAGCTGCACGCTGTCAAAGTCTGGTTTGGTGCCAAAGGCGATAGAGGCCAGCAGCGCCAGCTTGTGGCCCGCGTCGATGCCGCCCACGTCCAGATTCGGGTCGGCCTCCAGATAGCCCAGGCGGCCGCATTCCTCGAACAGGGCGTTGTAGCCCTGCTCGGTGGCCTGCATCTGGGTCAGGATGAAATTGCAAGTGCCGTTCATCACCCCCATCACGCGGGTGATTTCATTGCCGGCCAGCCCTTCAGTCAGCGATTTGATCACCGGAATGCCGCCGGCGACAGCGGCCTCGAACCGGATCACCCGGCCTGCGGATTCTGCCTGTTCGGCCAGCGCCTGGCCGTGGATGGCCAGCAGCGCCTTGTTGGCGGTGACCACATCCTTGCCCGCGGCCAGCGCGGCCTCGGTTGCCGCTTTGGCTGCGCCTTCATGGCCGCCCATCAGCTCGACGAACACATCCACATCGTCCCGCACCGCCAGCGCCACCGGGTCGGTCTCCCAGGCATAATCCTTGAGCGACACGCCGCGGTCCTTATTGGCATCGCGGGCCGACACTGCCGAGATCACCACCGGGCGTCCGGTTCGTGCCTCCAGCAGCGCAGCATGCCGGCGGATGATCTTCACCACGCCGATGCCAACCGTGCCCAAACCTGCAATCCCAAGACGAAGCGGTTCTGTCATAGCTGGAGGTCCTTTGTTCCGAAAATGCTTCGCCCCGCCTTATCGGGTTCGGCGCGAGCGTGCAACGGCGCTGCCGCATGCAGCAGGGAGAAGCAGGAGAGAATGCCGGGAAGCGGTCAGAATTCGGCGTTTTTCACCGCCTCGGCGCGGCGTTGCAGCCGGGCGCTGCGGGCGTCGAGCTCTGCCTGCAGCTCTGCGCCGGCCTGTTGCGGCGGGTCCAGCGGCTCCAGCGCGTCATCCAGCGGCAGCAGCCTGGGGTAATCCGCATTGCGCAGGTCCGGGGTCAGCCGGTCCTCGAGCTCGGGCACCCGGGTGCAGGCGGCAGCACCTGCCAAAGCCACGAGGAAAGTGATCCGCGCCCAAATCTGCATTGCCTAAACCCTTTGTTCCGCACCGCCGGTTCTAGGGGCTCCGGCGCGCCGGCACAATTGATTTCCCGCCGCAGCAGGGCGTTGGCTTTGCCGGGCAAAGCGGTTACAGAGGGCAGCGGCTGCTTTCTCTCTTTTATATGAACGACTGTTCAGTTATTGTTGCGGGCATGGCACGCACCCAAGGTTCCCATTCCGATATCACCGGCCCGCGCATCCGCGAGGCAGCTCTGCGGCTGTTTGCCCAGCATGGCTATGCCGCCGTGTCGATGCGCCAGATCGCCAAGGAGGTGGGGGTGCAGGCCGGGGCGCTGTACAATTACACGCCGGACAAGCAGAGCCTGCTGTTCAGCCTGATGTCCAGCCATATGGAAGAGCTGCAGGCCGCCTGGGACGCGGTGCCGCGGGCGGCCGGTGCGATGGAGCGGCTGCGCGCCTTTACCGGCTTTCACATCCGCTTCCACCTGGAACGCCCGGATGCGGTGTTCATTGCCTATATGGAGCTGCGCAACCTGACAGAGGAAAATTTCACCGTCATCGAATCGCTGCGCCGCGACTACGAAAACGGGGTGGAGGGGATCCT harbors:
- a CDS encoding homoserine dehydrogenase, with translation MTEPLRLGIAGLGTVGIGVVKIIRRHAALLEARTGRPVVISAVSARDANKDRGVSLKDYAWETDPVALAVRDDVDVFVELMGGHEGAAKAATEAALAAGKDVVTANKALLAIHGQALAEQAESAGRVIRFEAAVAGGIPVIKSLTEGLAGNEITRVMGVMNGTCNFILTQMQATEQGYNALFEECGRLGYLEADPNLDVGGIDAGHKLALLASIAFGTKPDFDSVQLEGIQRIQLEDIHAAADMGYRIKLLGVAQRSARGLEQRMSPCLVPANSPLGQLEGGTNMVVIEGDSIEQVVLRGPGAGEGPTASAVMGDVLDLARGLRISTFGQPAETLQEAPAAQTGLPAPFYLRMGLLDKPGALAKVAAVLGEAGVSIDRMRQYGHSAPVAPVLIVTHKCTRATLDAALEGLTATDVVDGTPVALRIEEV
- a CDS encoding TetR/AcrR family transcriptional regulator, which codes for MARTQGSHSDITGPRIREAALRLFAQHGYAAVSMRQIAKEVGVQAGALYNYTPDKQSLLFSLMSSHMEELQAAWDAVPRAAGAMERLRAFTGFHIRFHLERPDAVFIAYMELRNLTEENFTVIESLRRDYENGVEGILKEGVEQGMFAIPDTKIATLAVIAMLNGVNTWYRSEGRLSLDEVERVYWGMVQKAVSA